The following proteins come from a genomic window of Coffea arabica cultivar ET-39 chromosome 11c, Coffea Arabica ET-39 HiFi, whole genome shotgun sequence:
- the LOC113716969 gene encoding photosystem II reaction center proteins PsbY, chloroplastic-like — protein MAATMATLNANCLSPNTHRVINTLKPKPVSLLSMQNLPKGLLTTSRKAPDSILSNPLTGTALAGAIFSTLSSCDAAFAAQQIAEIAEGDNRGLALLLPILPAIAWVLYNILQPALNQFNQMRSSKGVIIGLGLGGLAASGFIHTPQASAASEIAAIAEATGDNRGQLLLFVIAPAIIWVLYNILQPALNQIDRMRS, from the coding sequence ATGGCAGCAACTATGGCAACCCTTAATGCCAACTGCTTGAGCCCCAACACCCACAGAGTTATCAACACTTTGAAACCAAAGCCGGTATCCCTTCTGTCCATGCAAAACCTCCCAAAAGGCCTCCTCACAACATCAAGAAAAGCACCAGACTCAATCTTGTCCAATCCGCTAACCGGAACAGCCCTTGCTGGCGCAATTTTCTCAACCTTGAGCTCATGTGATGCTGCCTTTGCAGCTCAACAAATCGCCGAAATTGCAGAAGGCGATAACCGTGGTCTGGCACTTCTCCTCCCAATTCTGCCAGCCATAGCTTGGGTGCTCTACAACATCCTCCAACCAGCACTCAATCAGTTCAACCAAATGAGGAGTTCAAAAGGGGTCATCATAGGCCTTGGCCTGGGAGGTTTGGCTGCATCAGGGTTCATCCACACACCTCAGGCATCAGCTGCTAGTGAGATTGCAGCCATAGCTGAAGCAACCGGTGACAACAGGGGTCAGCTTTTGCTGTTTGTTATTGCTCCTGCAATTATTTGGGTGCTCTACAACATCTTGCAGCCAGCTTTGAATCAGATCGACAGGATGAGATCTTAG